The sequence GTTTATAGAATCTAGCCTTGGCGCGTGGTAATGCCCATAGCGCTGCAATTATAGAATCTAGCCGCGCATTGTAACACTAAAAAATAATATTCTTATAAATTTGCTTCACTGCTAAGATTTAGCTAAAGAAGTGGGAGCGAAAATTGCTTATTTTGCTTTTGTTGGAGAAATATATATATTTTTAGGTAAAATCTGCATTTTGCATAAACCTAAAATTCTGCAAATTTCATATCACAAAGGCAGTGGCAATGATGAATAAATCGCGTGTCCTCTTGGCGGGCATTATTATTTCTTTGGTGGCAAGTTCAGTTGTGTTTGTGGGGCTATCGGCTGATGAGACACAAAAGAGCAAGCCAAAAGTGCAAGAGGTAAATAAGCTAGAATCCTTAAAAAAACTTCGTCGTATTATGGGGCTTATAGAGGAAAATTATGTTGATGAATTAAGCTTTGATGAGATTACAGATAAGGCTATCGATGGGCTTTTGAGCAATCTTGATGCGCATTCAAATTTTTTAAACAAAAAGAAATTTGATGACTTGCGCGCTAATACTGATGGTGAGTTTGGTGGGATTGGCATTACTGTGGGGTTAAAAGATGGTGCATTGACCGTAATTGCGCCTGTGGAGGATACGCCAGCAGATAAGGCAGGGCTAAAAAGTGGCGATGTGATTTTAAAAATTAATGACAAAACCACGCTTGATATGAGTATTGATGATGCGGTAAATCTTATGCGTGGCGCGCCGCATACAAAGGTGGATTTAGCCATTGTGCGCAGTGGCGAGCCAAAGCCTCTAAGTTTTAGCATTGTGCGTGATATTATTAAGATAGATTCTGTAAAGGTGCGTAAAATTAGCAATAGTGATTTTGTGTATGTGCGCGTAACTTCTTTTGATAAAAATGTAACGCGCAATGTGCTTAGTGAATTGAAGCAAATTGATAAAATAAAAGGCATTGTGCTAGATTTGCGCAATAACCCAGGCGGTGTGCTTGACCAAGCAGTTGATTTAAGCAGGCTATTTATTAAAAGTGGCGTGATTGTCTCACAAAAGGGGCGCACGAAAAATGATAATATCGAATATAAGGCAAAATCCGCCCCTTATGCTGATGTGCCAGTGGTGGTGCTTATAAATGGTGGAAGTGCGAGTGCGAGCGAGATTGTAGCGGGTGCATTGCAAGATACAAAGCGTGGCGTGCTTGTAGGTGAGCAGACATTTGGTAAAGGCAGCGTGCAAACGGTTATGCAAATTGATAAAGATGAGGCAATTAAGCTTACTACTGCAAAGTATTATCTCCCAAGTGGCAGGACAATCCAAGCTGTGGGCATTATGCCTGATATTGTTGTGTATCCGGGCAGTGCGCCAGAGAATGAAAATAACTTTAGCATTAAAGAATCTGATTTGAAGCGGCATTTGCAAAGCGAGTTAAGCAAGGTGCAATCAAACAAAGCAGAAGCACAAAATGAGGATAAAAAGCTGCTCACAGAAGAGATGATTTATAAAGATATTCAGCTTAAGAGCGCTATTGATGTGCTAAAAGCATGGGGTGTGATAGCCTCTACTCAAAGCAAGTAAGGAGGGGATATGGATAAGCAAGAAATGCTCTATGAGGGCAAAGGCAAGCGGTTATTTTCTACAAATGAGCCACATTATGTGATTGCGGAGTTTAAAGATGATTTGACTGCTTTTAATGCGCAGAAAAAAGGCGCAGAAAGCGGTAAAGGCGCGCTTAACTGCCAAATTAGCACATTGCTTTTTATGCTCCTAGAAAAAGAGGGCATAGCTACGCATTTTGTAAAAAAACTCAATGATAGGGCTATGCTGTGTAAAAAGGTGAGCATTATTCCCATTGAAGTGGTCGTGCGAAATATCGCTACAGGCTCGCTTACAAAGCGTTTAGGCATAACGGAGGGTAAGGTTTTGCCCTTTAGCCTTGTGGAGCTGTATTATAAAGATGATGCACTGGGCGACCCACTTATTAATGATGAGCATTGTTTGATTTTGGATATTGCGCAACTTAATGAATTAGAAGTGCTTAAAACGCAGGCTTTAAGAGTGAATGAGATTCTAAGAGTATTTTTTGACAAGGTGGATTTGAAGCTTGTGGATTTTAAACTTGAGTTTGGACGTGATGGGGAAGGAGAGATTATTTTAGCCGATGAGATTAGCCCTGATAGCTGCCGTTTGTGGGATAAAAACACCAATCAAAAGCTTGATAAAGATAGATTTAGACAGGATTTAGGCGATGTGAAAAGGGCATATGAGGAAGTGCTACACCGCATTATAGAATCTAAATAAAGGCAGGCTATGAGAGTAAAAGTGCTTATTTCGCTTAAAAGTGGCGTGTTAGACCCGCAAGCTAAAGCTATCTATCACGCTCTAAGCGCGCATGGTTTTGAGAGTTTAAAAAGTGTAAAAATGTCAAAAGAAATTATTCTAGATTTAGATGAGACAAGCGAGCAAGTTGCGCACAAAAAAGTGCAGGAGATGTGTGAGGCATTACTAGCAAATGTAGTGATTGAAGATTATTATATTGAGATTTGTAGATGAGTGTGGCCATTATTCGCTTTCCGGGGACAAATTGTGAGTTTGACACGCGCTATGCCCTCTCCACACTGGGCGTAGAGGCTAGCATTATATGGCATAAAGATAGTGCTTTGCCTGATAATTGCCATTTAGTTATTATACCCGGAGGCTTTAGTTATGGGGATTATCTGCGGTGTGGGGCAATC is a genomic window of Helicobacter jaachi containing:
- a CDS encoding S41 family peptidase, whose amino-acid sequence is MMNKSRVLLAGIIISLVASSVVFVGLSADETQKSKPKVQEVNKLESLKKLRRIMGLIEENYVDELSFDEITDKAIDGLLSNLDAHSNFLNKKKFDDLRANTDGEFGGIGITVGLKDGALTVIAPVEDTPADKAGLKSGDVILKINDKTTLDMSIDDAVNLMRGAPHTKVDLAIVRSGEPKPLSFSIVRDIIKIDSVKVRKISNSDFVYVRVTSFDKNVTRNVLSELKQIDKIKGIVLDLRNNPGGVLDQAVDLSRLFIKSGVIVSQKGRTKNDNIEYKAKSAPYADVPVVVLINGGSASASEIVAGALQDTKRGVLVGEQTFGKGSVQTVMQIDKDEAIKLTTAKYYLPSGRTIQAVGIMPDIVVYPGSAPENENNFSIKESDLKRHLQSELSKVQSNKAEAQNEDKKLLTEEMIYKDIQLKSAIDVLKAWGVIASTQSK
- the purC gene encoding phosphoribosylaminoimidazolesuccinocarboxamide synthase, with protein sequence MDKQEMLYEGKGKRLFSTNEPHYVIAEFKDDLTAFNAQKKGAESGKGALNCQISTLLFMLLEKEGIATHFVKKLNDRAMLCKKVSIIPIEVVVRNIATGSLTKRLGITEGKVLPFSLVELYYKDDALGDPLINDEHCLILDIAQLNELEVLKTQALRVNEILRVFFDKVDLKLVDFKLEFGRDGEGEIILADEISPDSCRLWDKNTNQKLDKDRFRQDLGDVKRAYEEVLHRIIESK
- the purS gene encoding phosphoribosylformylglycinamidine synthase subunit PurS; this translates as MRVKVLISLKSGVLDPQAKAIYHALSAHGFESLKSVKMSKEIILDLDETSEQVAHKKVQEMCEALLANVVIEDYYIEICR